AAACCAATTCTAGGTTTCGAGCATGGAGAATTGTTAAATCAAGAGCAGGTACCGTCATCACAAATAAGACATCagaaaatttccttctctcgtgtgCCATGCCTTGAAAGGTACGTTTCAAACAATTTTACCTTATATCTCAAATGTACTCATTAAGTTTATTAGTCATAGTATAAGAGTTCCACTCCAAGTGgttgttttcttatatatatatatatatatatatatatatatatatatatatatatatatatatatatatatatatatatatatatatatatatatatatatatatatatatatatatatatatatatatatatatatatatatatatatatatatatatatatataaagaccgTATGTTTTGGTTATAAGTAATATACCCAACCAAAACTTATTATCCAAATCATGTAAATCAGACTGATTAAAACAACTTTTGAAGTGATAGCAGGGGCGAATCTAGGTGGTGGGGTTCAACCCCTCCCCTCTCAGCAATTCCTTTGATGGAACATTGGGGGTAAAATACCACATGATTTTTGGCAAGGGGAAATgtgttatttcagagagagagagagagagagagagagagagagagagagagagagagagagagagagagagagagagataacataacATGGTATGCTTGTAGGTGGTGAAGTAGAAGTGGCTGGACACTGGAGTATGGAAGAATCATCTAAAATTTTtaagtctcctctcagggaaatcagtcggtcgggaaaagcttctctcaggaatcccattgaaatgcgtgcAATGTGGGCTGTGGCCCCATctgagagagcaatggagaggccTGGCACTGGTGATCACGGTAAGGACTAGACAGTGACGATACCAGAAGAATGCTAAGAATGGCTTGGGTGGTTAAATAATGCGAGAGCAGTGGATAGGTCTGGCATTGGAAGGGAACCAgtgagttctagaggcagagtgacaagatttctacacgaTTAACTCGAGAATCACTCTTGAAGACCTGTAGGTTTTCaagattggaggaggaagggagaaccaggattcattattatcttttattcatttcttgtttcatcatTGAAACTTCTTGTGGAGTGGAACTCTTAATACTGTGACTATGAACATAATGAGTGGGCTACATATAAGATATAAAGTAAGAGTGTTTGAAACATACCTTCAAAGTATGacacacgagagaaggaaatctTTTGATATCTGCGTGTTAACAGTCGTGCTTGTGATGACGGTACCTGTTTCGTACGCGTGAGAAACGACGCGATCTATAGAAAACTAACAAGAGTGACTATTGTATTACCTGTCACGTATCCACAGAATTCCTCTCCAGTAGTCTACCACAGGAGATACGTCTACCCCAAAGTTGAGAACACTTCATTTAGTTATAGATATACATTccataatcaagagagagagagagagagagagagagagagagagagtgattgttaataaaatattatcattaagttAACCATAAAATTCGTTTTCTCTACACACGCATCACTTAAGCCCCGCCCCCACACTCCAAAtcgtttgggaaaaaaaatttcgCAGGCGGGGGCATATAATAGCATAGACTTAGGAAATGTGCGCCCTTGTGGCCTGTGCCTGCCTTGTCTTGACTACAACACGGTGACTTGCATGTGCTGTACTtaaagtaaaactaaattgtattgACCCACAGGTTGAGACCAGTAATCCGTGTGACGTtgccatatctctcattacttcaaggaaaacaCAATAACAGTTATCTATTCAATTTAATGCATCATTTCGCTAGGAAAGGGTGGGGGACAACAGACATGAAGATCTCCGTAGGTTATTATCattgtggtagttgtccttaagcaggggtagcatggagacacctgagtccattatgaacgtgTATTTAATAGTATCACAAGACACAACAGGTAGAGCCGAGCAAACGAGAGGCTGAGGCGTACGTATTACCTAAGGCGGCGGCCGAGCGAGAACTGAGGGGAAGACGTGACGTCATCTCAAGCCAGCCAAACTGATTCTTTACATAGAATGTTTTACAGAAAACGGAGCACGGGCAGTACATAAAGGACATACTAACATATCATTCCATAAGTAAATAAACTACAGTAaaggtgctggttataaaagtgaaaatgagactgATAATTTACAGAATATTAAGAGTTATTTCCTCTCCAGATAGCCAGTCTAATATAACGAGTGGTGAAAACAGTATGTTGTCTCAGTAACTGTTATTGCCCCAAGCTGAACGTGTCTATTGAAGATCATTGGACAGAGACtggagacattttttttttccttggtctggctgtacaacacacagtaaGATGGGAAGTGACAGTGTGTCCTCCAGTCGTGCCGAACAGATGAGAAGCGAGTCGATTTGCACGGATGCACGTGTGTGGTGCCCtgactccccctcttcccccagGGAAAATCCCGCCTCTGGTCGAGTGGCAGCGTCACTGACCTGATATGCCACGTGGTCATACATCGAATGAAACATCTTCTTTTGATTTGACATATAACACTTATTTGTATCACCTGTTGTTTAAAGAAATAGTCAAAATATTCTTAGAACGCTGTTTGTTGATAATACTGAGATTAAAGAGCCGTGAACAACACCCTGTGTCAGTATGATTCAGTTATACTATGGCATCTACACTGTTCTGTAATACAAGAACGGAAAGGCCTGTTTTCCTCACTCTGCTTTCCGTGAGTTCGCTCTCACTGAGTGATTGAGTCGGCGCTGCACCGTTCTCAGCTACCAAGGTCAAGGCCTCACAGACACACCCTGAACCCCACAACGACAACGATGTGATTGCGAGGCGCCCCTTGACTGCTGGACGGGGTTCACCTCAGTGTAGACATTGGACGGTATATCTAAGTATGTATACTATACAACACGTACTGTATACATGATAGCCTATCTACTGTTTTAATCTGAAAACTAATGTTACCAGTGAGTGAAATAATGCTCCTTTCACAagttcctcctcacacacacacacacacacacacacacacacattgagaagACAAGCGACGAGCGTTattaataaacagagagagagagagagagagagagagagagcaaagcaaatAAATACCTACTTGCAAACTTCTGATGTGTAAAAGTTGCAAGACATCGCTGACAGCTCATCCCACAACGGAGGACGAGTGTTGAGTGGTGAGCACGGTGATACTGTCTGCAGGGAGGCGGTGAGGAGATGCAGCCGTGCAGATAAATAAGGTAATTTGGTGCAGGTGGTGAGAATAGTGAAAGTGCATGGAAAAAAATGCGATGTGGTGTTAAGGACGGCGAGTgcatgatgctggtggtggtggtgatgatggtgatggtggtggtggtggtggtcgtggctgCCAATTCACCTTTCAGCCTCCCAGTTGCCATGTGCTCTAATAATACGCGTGTCGAACTGTCTCCGTGGCGTGTGGCTTAATGCAGATcaacactaccacacacctgAGTTGCTTGGGGAAGTTACACAGTTTAGCAAGAAGACTACAAGTTCCGCATTACGTAGTCAGTTCCCACATGCAGCTGTAACTTCATTTAGAGGGACCAGTGCAATGTTGGGTCATTCATCATAAGGTGGAGAGCTTTTTCGTAGTCCTGATCGTGTAGTCTACCGTTTTCACTGGGTACTGTTATCATTACCCTGCTCCATCAGTACGCCACACCAGaccgtcaccaccgccaccctacACCAGGCAAACTTTTAAATCTCCCATTAAACATATCCGTATTACGCTTTAAGATTTTGTAGCTCCTGTTTTGTTATCTATCGGCTACCTGTGAGCTTCGTCTTTCATAGCAATAAGCCACGCAGGCATCCGTATAGATAAACACGCCCTTATCATATTGAACAATCAAACTCCTACGCCCGGCACcgccaccgagagagagagagagagagagagagagtgactgacCGCCTGAAAGATGGATttaccttccacacacacacacacacacacacacaccgagtagtgtagtggttagcacgctcgactcacaatcgagagggccgggttcgagtcccgataagcggcgaggcaaatgggcaagcctcttaaatgtgtggggtgtgttcacctagcagataataggtacgggattaactcaaggggttgtggcctcgaattcccggtgtgtgttgtgtgtgatgtggtctcagtcctccccgaagatcggtctatgagctctgagctcgctccgtaatggggaaggctggctgggtgaccattaggctaccgtggtgaattacacacacacaaactctctctctctctctctctctctctctctctctctctctctctctcggacaaaatttattttcatccttctaatgaaaataatgattataTTGTTGAACTATTGTAAACGTTCTTGACCTTGAACCATATGAGAGTAAAAGGACACGGGTGAAATTTCGCACTGCTGCAATTCTCCCATTGATTACATTagccttttcttacttttttcaacACGCAGCTTTGTGTTACAGGTGCGAGGTGAAGGACATGATGGACGGAATGACTCTTCGTGGGAATGGTTTAGTGTATCCTTCActcaaagaagaaaactgagCGGGCTGACAATCAAAGAAAACTGACAATGACGCGTTATCAACTCCTACTGGCCTTGCTCTATTTCGTCGTCCTGTTAGTAATCCTGCCAGTCTTCTGCAGTGACAAGATCTACTCCCTCTTCTACCAGGAGGACCCATTAAGGAAccaagaggtggaggtggtgaagagggAACACCGGAGGAGAGGGGTGAAGGAGTACCTGGAGGAGACTGACGAGCATGAATCCCTCACTTTCCACCGCTCCCTACTGCAGGAACCTCTCGACAACCTCATCATGGTGATCGCCAAGCAGCCACAGCACGCCGAGGACAAGGTACTCTCGCAGTCAGTGACGGAGGTGGACAGAAACGTACGCTTCCAACGGCTCTACCGCAACGGCCTGGTGATATGCAACGCCTCCAGGACGCCGTTTGAGGAGCTGCGGCAGTTGTCTGGTTTCTATCCTGTGGTGCAGGCGGAGAACACAACCGCATGGAAGTTATTCAACAAGGAGGAAACGAACCGGCATGACTTCATGGACTGCATCAGACAGGGACAGCGGCTGGCCAAGTTCAAATACCTCACACTGGTCAGAGACGTAATGGTTCCCTACTCTGGCTTCCTAGAGACACTCAACCAAGTCATCCACTTACGCCTCACCCACCAGACGGTCCGCGGGGAACTGGTAGAGCGCGGCACCCCCTGGCTCTTCCTGCACCTCCATGAACCTGTGCCACTCCGACAGTATGAACTCAGCGGGGAGTGCCTGTGGGAGCTGCTGCTTCTGGCCATTACTGGAGGGCTGCTCTTCTACACCGTCTTTCGCTATCTGGAGGGGCCCTCACTGCCAGTATTCATGAGAATCACCTACACCTTCTATGGCGCCCTCTACTTCGTCACCTTCGCTGTCGTTATTGGAAGGCCCTACATCACGGAGCTCAGACGTCTGGCCGCCTGCTTCTACCGTGTGTACGACCCTCCGGAGCCTATCCACTTCTCAGCCATCACCTTCCCCAACAGCAGCCTTCAGCCACTCCTGCAGCAGCTCAGCACCCTCCGCTGTTCACTGTACTCCCCCTTCCACGAGGCTCTGGACCACATGGTGAACACCCTCGAGTATCCTGGCTTCGTGGTCTCCCCATCCTTATTCAGCTACACCGTCAGGAACCCTCTTCCCTCCTGACACATCATCACCGTTTTCATCCATCCGcttgccttcacacacacacacacacacacacacacacacacacacacacacacacacggtttatCAGGTGGTCAGAAGAGTGAATGTTTACGGAAAGTGATGTTACATATGAGAGAATACAAAATAACTCAAACAGTGAACAAATGATTAAGATAAACCGCAagagaacacgaaaaaaataaaaaagaaagcgaaaatAATTATACATACACAAGAAGTAGAAAGCAAGTGCCGTGAAAGTAAGAAACGtgaaagacgaaatgaaatgtGTATTAATGTTCATTTGGTGATTCGTTATCTGAATGTAGGAATATgtactgtttgtctgtgtgtgtgtgtgtgtgtgtgtgtgccgtgccACTCAGTTAACAAGAGTGCTTCCGGATCCCGCtgtgaaaagtgaaagacacACACTTTGTACAACACTGTGCCTTACCAAATTCAGTGCTTTACGacaaaatatataagtaataataataacaaataacaataaatcacaACATATCGGATTCTTGTAATTACTCCTGTAAATAATAGTTGTTgccagtttattattattattattattattattattattattattattatagcaaaccggttttatttttttcctccctgtctttCTTGCG
This sequence is a window from Portunus trituberculatus isolate SZX2019 chromosome 34, ASM1759143v1, whole genome shotgun sequence. Protein-coding genes within it:
- the LOC123512863 gene encoding uncharacterized protein LOC123512863 yields the protein MTRYQLLLALLYFVVLLVILPVFCSDKIYSLFYQEDPLRNQEVEVVKREHRRRGVKEYLEETDEHESLTFHRSLLQEPLDNLIMVIAKQPQHAEDKVLSQSVTEVDRNVRFQRLYRNGLVICNASRTPFEELRQLSGFYPVVQAENTTAWKLFNKEETNRHDFMDCIRQGQRLAKFKYLTLVRDVMVPYSGFLETLNQVIHLRLTHQTVRGELVERGTPWLFLHLHEPVPLRQYELSGECLWELLLLAITGGLLFYTVFRYLEGPSLPVFMRITYTFYGALYFVTFAVVIGRPYITELRRLAACFYRVYDPPEPIHFSAITFPNSSLQPLLQQLSTLRCSLYSPFHEALDHMVNTLEYPGFVVSPSLFSYTVRNPLPS